The Terriglobus sp. TAA 43 sequence ATCGCCCGTGGAGATCGCCTCCACCTTGGTATTACCTGCACCAATCGCGCGCTGATAAGTCATTGCCATTTTGCCAATGCCGGGCGTAATGGCCTCGTCGGTCTCGCCATAGTAGTTGTGTACCGGGCTCTTGATGATCCAGCGATAGGTCTGTGCCTGAGCCACGATGCGACCGTAGGCTGAGTTAGCGAAGAATTGCGGGTCGAAGTATTCGTCGCGGATGAGTTTGTGGACGTCCGTGGGAACCTTGGTCGCGTCGAAGGGCGTGCGCTCATAGGCGCTACGGCTCAGCTCGTAATACTCATCTTTCAGCAGGGAGTGCGCCAGGCCGGGAACGCCGTAGTAATTCTCATAAGAAAAAGACGAGAGGATGAAGAGCGTCGTAACCCAATCAGCATCGTTCTTACGCGGGAAATCGAGGAAGCCGCTCAGCGTTGCGTAGACGTCCACCGGTGCACTGGCAGTTGCCGCGGCAGAAACAGTGACACCCGCGCTCTCTAACTTTTCAAGAAATGCCATGGTCACGAAACCGCCCTGCGACCAGCCACCGATAAAGAGTTTGGGCGAAGCGATCTTCATCTGCGTAAGAACCGCGCGCGCCGCGATCAACATGTCGTAGGTAGCCTGTTGATGACTTCCCTTCACCATGTAGCCTTCAGGATCCTTCGATGTACCCATGCCGAAGTAATCGGCGCCGATGACGATGTATCCCTGGCCGCCGAACTGGGCCAAAGCAAGCTGCGTCTCCGGCGACTGCTCTGGGAACGACGGCACCTGCTGCTTCCCGTACACGGTGCCGTGCTGGTAGGACATCATCGGATAGCTGGAAGCGCCTGTATCGGGGATAGCGAGCAAGCCGCTGGCGACAGTAGGCTTATTGCCTCGCTCCGGGATCACGGACGAGTAAGTTATGCGATACAGCTTCACCGCATTCACTGCCGGCGTATAGGCCACGTTCACGCCGAAGAACTTTGGCGCGTCCACCTTCAGCACCTGGTTCAACTTCGCCGCATCCCACCGCCCGAGAAACTGGTAGCTTACTCCCGAAGACACCTGCACCGTTGCGGATTCCTGCGCGCGGACCTGGGGTGTATGCAGCAACATTCCGCTCAAAAAGACGAGTGACAGCATGAGGCGAATCCGAGACATAGAAGCTCCAAAAAACAAGAGGGTGCAGCACAAACACGCAGCGAGCGTGAAGAGGATGTGCGGGATGGCCTCAGTATATCGGCGAAACATCGCCCCAATAACAGGGCTTACGACGTTCGGTTGCCCCGTGCTCGAGAGCGACCATTAAGGTCTATGACGACTTGGACCGGGTGAACGCAAGGCTCAATGAGGGGTGCGCCGAGCGTGAACGTGCGGAAGGAATGTGGGATGGATCGACTAAGGCGTGCTTAGGCCTGGACAGCCGCTGTGCCGTTGGCGGCTTCCAGCGCTGCTTCGATGTGGCGGCTGACATCCGCCTGCGCGAACTGGCTGGCGACGCGGATGGCGTTCAGGATGGCAGTCTCGTTCGACGATCCGTGCCCGATGATGCATGCGCCACGTACGCCCAGCAGCGGCGCACCGCCGTACTCGGAGTAATCGAGACGACGTTTGAAGTTCTTGAATGCCTTACGCGAGAGCAGCGCGCCCACCTGAGAGGTGATCGTCGCTTTTAGGGTCTGCTTCAGGCTTTCGGATACCAGCTTGGCGATGCCTTCCGTGGTCTTCAAGGCGACATTGCCCACGAAACCGTCGCAGGCCACCACATCGCAACGGCCGTTGAACAGATCGCGGCCTTCCACATTGCCCAAGAAGTGATAGAGCACGTTCCGCTCCTGCAGGTCACGAAGCAGCGGAAGCGTTTCGCGGGTCAGCGCGTTGCCCTTTGAGTCTTCTTCGCCAATGGAAAGCAGTCCAATGCGTGGCTTAGGAATGCCAAGCACGTTCTGCGCATAGATCTGCCCCATCAGGGCGAATTGAACGATGTTGTGGGGATCACTGTCGACGTTGGCGCCGGAGTCGAGCATGACGCACGGCGAACCTGTCTGCGTAGGCAGAATGGTCGCCAAGGCGGGGCGGTCAACGCCCTGCAGGGTACCCAGCACCATCTTGGCCGTAGCCATGGCGGCGCCGGTGTTACCGGCAGTCACAAAGCCGCGAGCCTTGCCCTCACGGACCAGCTTGAGGCCTACACGCATGCTGCTGTCCCGCTTTTGGCGGACAGCCTGCGCGGCCTTGTCGTCCATGCTGATCCACTCGGAGGCGTGCACCACCTCAATGGGCAGATGCTCGCCCATCAGATGGTGCTTCAGCGCGGGCGCAATCCGGTCTTCCGGCCCCACCAGGTGAATACGCACTGGGTAGTGTCGGCACGCGGCAATAGCGCCGCGGATTTCCGGCTCAGGCCCCTTCTCGGAGCCCATTGCGTCAAGGACGATGTCAGTCAGCATTCAGAAGGAATACGAATGCGGGGCTGTTTAAGCTTCCTTGGTCGCGGCCACAACGGCCCGACCACGGTACTCGCCGCACTTAGGGCAGGCGTGGTGAGGCAGCTTGCGCTCGCCGCAGCTGGGGCAGTTAGCCGAGTTGGGGGCGGTCAAAAAATCGTGCGAGCGGCGCTTGGCCGTACGCTGCTTGGAATGGCGACGCTTTGGATTCGGCATCGGTCTTACCTTTCAATACGAAAATCAACACAATCGCCCCCGTTCACGCTCGTTTTTGTCGCGTGTTCGGAAGCGTTCGTTACGAACTGGTGCAACCTCGCAGTGCCAGCGTTCAGCACGTCACTTGCCGGATAACTTCTCCACACCCAAGCCCTGGAGCGCAGCCCACCGCGGATCACTATGTTGCTCTCCGCAGTTACAGGTTGTCTCATTCAGGTTCGCTCCGCAGTGGGGGCAAAGTCCCTTGCAATCCTCCCGGCAGAGCGAGCGATCGGGCAGGGAAAGGAGCACCTGCTCGCGCACCGCGTCTTCCAGCAGGAGGCCGCTCGTTTCATAATACCCGATTTCTGTCTCGGCTTCACTGATACTCCGCTCACCAGGGTCAGAATCCGCACCGGCAGGCCGGAAAACCAGGTCAAAGGTCTGCTCCACGTGCCGCTGAATCGGCTCCAGGCAGCGGCCGCACAGCAATTCGAAGTCGCCCGCAAGATGTGCACGCAGGCGAATGTCTTCCACAATCTCGCGGGGACCGCGATATTCCTCGAGACGCTCTGCTGTGCCCTTGACGGCCAACGGGCCGATCTGGCGGACGTCGCGCGCATAGTCCACGGAACCGGGCTCCAGGCGCAGGTCCAGTGTCATTGGGTCGGGATTAAGGTCGGCGGGGGTAATGCGGGTCACACATCTATTATCCTCCACAATCTGCTCCTGCACAGAAGGGGACAGATTCCATCTGTCAGAAAGTGATATTCACGGATATTCCAAATTTGGTATACGCAAGAACGATATGCAGACCATTTCTGCGAATTTCCGGTAAAAAACGGAAACTACTGGTTTGGCACACAACCTGCTTTAAGGAAAGGCGGGAAGAATGTGCGGATAGGTGCTGCTGGCAAAGCTGGTAGCCCAATGCACCAGAACCACCCGGCCCGGCGATGCAGACCGCGCCAGATTCGAGACCCAAAGTGGTCCGGACTGAGCAGACGGCGCCCCGGCCCCGGCAGCAAGACCCTTTAGGAGGCCAGTGATGGCCATTAAGTTCGACGAAACGGCCACCCGGAGTGGCCGTTTTCCGTTGGAGTGAGTTTCATTGCACAAAAAATAGTGCATCGAGGGACTTGCATCCTTGCTCCAATACGAGTAGATTGGTGTTGCCTGATGAACCGGCTGAGCATGGCCCACGCATTTCGCCCGGGTAGCCGCTCGCTGAAGATCGCAGGCAGGAACGAAATCATTTAGACACTGAAAGTGAATTCTCTCCGTCCGGCCCGGGTTTCGTGTGCCGAGGACAGAGAGCAGAAGATAAGGCGCAGAGAACCGCTCGGCACCACATCCTTTTATTTCGTTTGTGTGCCAGCCGCTTCCGGCGACCTTCAGATGCAAGCCGAAATACCAAACGCTGTCGCAACGTAAGCGGCATGCATGGCAAACGAACTGCACAAGGATTCCGGGACGAAACGGGCAAGATATTTGCCCCTCTCCCGCAGGATTTCGAGTTAACGCTTGAGACGCACTTCCCTTCTGAACGCATCCCGTGTCTGCCGGCCAACCCGGCACCCGTAACGAAGGCGGCTAAGAACCGCCAGAAGAGTCCTGCGCGCACAAAAACGCAGGGCCAGAGACAGAAAGAAGAAGCATGAACGCAGAGCAACTGAACTTCCCCGAGCCCAATGTTGCCGTTGTGGCTCCGACGTCTTCCTCCCCAGCCAGCGAGGAAGGTGCATCGAATGGCGCTCCCGGCGGAGCAGCAGGAAAGAGCCGCCGTCGTCGTCGCAAGCGCAAGAGTCGTCCTGGTGCCGCAAACGGTGAGGCAGGCGCGACACCGCAGGCAACAGTCGGCGCAGAGGGTGGCGAAGCGGCCGCTCCCGCGCAGAATGCCAACCAGCAGCAGCAACCCCGCCAGAACAATGGTCAGCAGCAGGGCCAAGGCCAGGGTCAGGGCAAGCGCTGGAAAAAGAAGAAACACGGTGGACGGGGCGATGGTCAGCCTCGCCCCGAGCCGGGTAACAGCCTGCAGGGCAGTAACTCCGGCATTGGCAACCGTGGCCGCAACCGCAAGCAGCAGCAGCGCGGACCGCGTTCGTTCGTGGGTCCCATGGATCACAGCTACCGCGAGGTGAACGGCAACTATGCCGACACGCCGGCCAGCACCATTGAGATCCACGGCAACCATCGCTCGCGGCAGAACAACCACCGTAACCACCACTTCAACGAAGACCGGCTTCCGCCCGAACTGATGCACCATCAGCGCGCCGTGGCTATTCCGGAAGATGCACCAACGCACATCTACTTCTTCATTGAAGACCTGTTCTTTACTGCGAAGATCCAGGAGACGGCGCGCCTACAGGGTGTGAAGGTCGCATTCATGAAGCCGGAAAAGGACATTGTTGCCCATCTGGCGGAACTGCCGGAACACGATCATCCGTCGCTGATTGTGTTTGATCTGAACAATGCCAACGCCAAGCCGCTTACCCTGATTCCGAAGCTGAAGGCCAAGTTGAAGAAGGGCACGTCAATCATCGGCTTCCTATCGCATCTGCAGGGCGACCTGAAGGCGAAGGCCGTGGAAGCGGGATGCAACTCTGTGATGCCGCGTGCGGCCTTCTCGCAGAACCTGCCGAATCTGCTGCGCCGCTACGGCGTGGAAGATGAGCATGAGCCAAACTTCAACATGTAAGTAAGGCAACGAAGTACTCGAAGGGCATCCGAAAAAGGATGCCCTTCGTTCTTTCCGAAGAAACGAAATCTATGCCTGAAGTTATCTTCCAACCGATACGCATTGCGGTTCTGACTGTCAGTGATACGCGCAACATCACCGATGATCGCTCCGGCGATGCACTGGTGCAGCGGCTGACCGATGCAGGCCATCTGTCGGCAGCACGCAATGTTGTGCACGATGAAATCGCCAGCATTCAAGCATGTTTACGTGCATGGATAGCGGTTGAGGAGATCGATGCGATCCTCATCATTGGCGGCACAGGAATCACAGGACGCGATATCACCCCAGAAGCAGTGAGACCGCTCCTGGACAAAGAATTACCAGGCTTCGGGGAGTTATTCCGTATGCTTTCCTACCAGAAGATTGGAACAGCAGCGATGTTATCGCGTGCTCTCGGCGGAGTAAGTGGCGGCAAGTTACTCTTTGCGCTTCCAGGCTCAACCAATGCCGTACTTGAGGCATGGGATGAGATACTTGTCCACCAGTTCGACCGCCGCACCCGCCCCGGAAATCTTGTGGCACTGATGCCCCGCTTGAAGGAGAAGTAAGGTATGCCCACGCGCATCGTCGATACCAGCAACGCAGAACATTACACGTGGGGCATCGACTGCGATGGATGGCATTTGGTCAAAGGTGAAGAACTCAGCGTCATTGAGGAACGTATGCCGCCGGGACGCAGCGAGGAACGCCATTCCCACACAAAGTCACGGCAGTTTTTCTTTGTGCTGGAGGGCGAACTAACGCTGGAAGTGGAGCATCATGACTTCGTCGTCACTACCGGCAAGGGCGTCGAAGTCCACCCCGGCCAGGCACATACCGCCATCAACCGCAGCCAGGCTGACGTGCGCATGCTCGTCATCAGCCAGCCGCCCAGCCACGGCGACCGCACGCCAGCGTAACCTGTAAACAGCAGTGGCCGACGACTTCAAAGAACAGGTAAAAGCCGCCACCGACATCGTCAAGGTGATCGGCGAATATGTGCGCCTGCGCAAGAGTGGCGCGCAAAATTTCAGCGGCCTGTGCCCCTTTCACCAGGAAAAGTCACCGTCGTTCAGCGTGAATGCGGCGCATGGATACTTTTACTGCTTCGGCTGTCATGCCAAGGGCGACGTATTCACCTTCGTGCAGAAGCTTGAAAACATCTCGTTTCCTGAAGCCGTTCGCGTCGTCGCACAGAAGATGGGAATCCCGCTGCCGAAACGCGAATGGAACTCACCGGAGGAGGCAGCGCAGGCGGGATTGCGGCGGCAGCTCATCGACATTCATGAAGCCGCAACGCAGTATTTCCAGCAGGCGCTCCAATCGGCAGAAGCGGCGCGTGCGCGTGAATATCTCTCCACCCGAGCGGTCAGTGCGGACACGATCAACATGTTCCGCATCGGATATGCGCCAGACGATTTCAATCACATGCGCGAAGCGCTCTCCAAGCACTTCAATGATGAGGCGATGCGCTCCAGCGGCCTGTTCTCCTCGCGCGAGCAGAGTGATGAAGGCAGACCCGTTGGGTCCTTATATGCGCGCTTCCGCAAGCGAATCACCTTCCCCATCTGCAATGAAGCAGGCAAGACGATTGCGTTCACAGCGCGTGCTCTGGACAGCGATGAAAAGAGCGGGCCGAAGTATCTGAACTCGCCCGAGACGCCGCTGTATACGAAGGGCCAGGTTCTCTTCAACCTCGACAAGGCAAAGGCCGCGATCCGTTCGCAGGATTACGCGCTGCTAGTGGAAGGACAGATGGATTGCATCCGCGTATTCACATCCGGATTGCAGCCAGTGATCGCGACCAGCGGCACGGCATTCACAGAACATCAGGTGCGATTGCTATCGCGATTCACCAAACGCGTCGTCGTAAATTTTGATCCCGACACTGCAGGCGCAAACGCTGCCGAGAAATCGTTAGCCTTGTTAACTGAAGCGGAGTTTGAAGTCCGTATCATGACGCTTGAAGGTGGCCTTGATCCTGATCGGTATGTTCTGGAACGTGGCATTGCAGCCTATGCCGAAGCGTTGCGCAATGCGAAGCCCCATGCGGAGTACCTGATTGACCGAGCACGCACCCTGTTTCCGCAGCGCACCGCCGAGGCAAAGGTAAAAGCAGTCAATTTCCTGCTGCCTCATGTGCGTCGTTTGCCCTCTGCAATTCAGCGCACGCAGTTCGTCGATGATGCCGCGCAGAAGCTGGGCATCGACTCCTCCCTGATGCGGCAGGAGTTGCAACATGCGGCAACGCATCGGCTGGAGAGCGTACGCAGTACGTCAGCCATGCAGTTGAGCGAGACAGAGCGTATCCTGCTGCGAGCGCTGGTGCAGCCTGAAACAGACCGCGCACGCCAACGTGCTGCAAGCGAACTCACCGCGCATCCTGAATGGCTTGATGGCCTTGCTGCAGGAGAGTTGATCGAAGCGCTTGCCGGTGCTCCCTTAACGGATAATCCGCTGGAGTCAGCGCCTGACGATCGTAGCCGAGAGATGTTGGCACGCCTGCTGCACGAAGACGCCATAGGCGATCCTGCGATGCTTGCCAACGAAGTGGGCAATGTACTGCATACGCTTGAACGACGCAGACTGGAGCGTCGTAAGAGCGAACTGCGCGGCCTCATTGCAGAAGCCGAACGACGTGGCGATACCGACATGGTGACGCAGTTGCAAATGGAAGCTGTGGAAGTGAACCGCGCACTGCGCATGCTGTAGCGAATAAGCATCTCTCGTTTCCGTTCAGGAGGAAGATATGGCGATCACGCGTCGATCCTTTGCCACGCGCGCACTCGCGCTTGCATCCATTCCCGCAGTAGATGCACCACCGCGCAAACGCATTCATCGCATGGGGCCAGCCACCGCTGCGGTCTATTCGGCCGCGGTCCAATGGGGCAGCCTGTTGTTTCTCTCCGGCAAAGGCTCAGGCACTGCACCTGATCCAACTGATATTCGTAGCTGCACGAATCATGTTCTGGACGCCTTTGCAAAGGAGCTTGCCAATGCAGGCTCATCGCTGGAGAACGTGCTGAAGATCACCGTCTATCTGCAACGCCCAGAGGATGTGCCTGCGATGAACGAAGTCTTTGCGCAGCACTTTCCCAAAGACCCACCTGCACGTACCACCATCATCACGCGTACACCTCATCCCACTTTGGTAGAGATGGATTTGGTCGCCGGCATCTGACGGCATGCGAGAGAATAAGAGACATGAGCACCGAAGAAGCAAAGTATCTTGCCATTAACCCGAACCACCCCAACGCGGGCATTTATTCGCCTGCAGTTGTTTTCGGCAACGTGGTGTATCTCTCGGCGAAAACATCGTGGATTGCACCGGAACCAGACGACATCCGCGCCGCAACAGCATATCTTCTGGATCAGGTGGAGAAGGAACTTCTGAACGCCGGTTCGTCCATGCACAAGGTGTTGAAAGTTATTGTGTACTTGCGTGACATGAACGATTACGTCGCCATGAACGAGGTTTACACCGGACGTTTCGGCAAGAACGCGCCCGCACGCACCACCATTGAATCGAAGCTGCCGAAGAACAGCATCGTGGGCTTTGATGTAACGGCTTACCTCTAATCACATCCAAAGAGTGCAATGACAGAACAAAAAACAAGGCAGGCGGAGCTGTGGCTCTTTCGTCACGGTGAAACAGAGTGGTCGCTGAACGGCAAGCACACCAGCTACACAGATCTTCCGTTGACGGAACATGGACGTGAGCAGGCAACAGCCCTTGCGTCAGTGATTGCCAAGACACAGTTTGACCTGGTGCTGACCAGCCCGCGGCAACGCGCACGCGATACCGCAGCGCTTGCTGGACTGGGTGATCGCGCGGAAGTCGAGCCGAATCTGCAGGAATGGAACTACGGCGTGTACGAAGGCAAGAGCACTCCGGAGATTCAGGCGGCCGAACCAGGATGGAGCGTTTGGGACGATCCCATTACCGGTGGCGAATCCATAGATCAGGTCGCCGCGCGTGCACAGTTGGTGATTGATCGCTGCCTGCAGCATGGCGGACGCTGCGCGTTGTTCGCGCATGCCCACATATTCCGCATTCTGGCGGCGGTGTGGGCTGAGCAACCGGGCGTTTTCGGGCAGCGGCTTGCGCTGTCCACGGCCACCATCAGCGTCCTGGGATGGGAGCATGGCACCCGCGTCATCACACGCTGGAATGCCGCTCCGTGATTGTTTTCGCCCCGTAACAGGCGCACAATAAACGTATGTGCAACTGCGGTTGTGACCCATCGACGCAGGACGAAGCGAACAAGCTGCGGAAGAAGTCCGTTGTGACGGTTATTGCAGCGGCGTGCCTTACGTTCATTTCAGTCATGGTGAACCCGACACAGCATCCGTCCGTAGTGTGGGCGGTGGTTGCCGTGCAGATGGTTATGCTGGCGAGAGCCGTGTTGCTGCTGCGCAAGCGGAAGCAGTTACTGGCTGGCGTCTAGGATTCCCTCAGCCTAAGGCTCTAAGCTTGTAGGCATGCCGCACATTCCGACCAAGCGCCTTCACTCCGATGCCAAGCTGCCCAAGTATGCCCATGAGGGCGCATGGGGCGATCTGGCCGCCGACCTTTACAGCGTTCACGAAGCCACGGTAGAGCCGCGCAAAACGGCCCTTGTTGCAACCGGTCTGGCGATGGCCTTTCCTGAGGAATACGGCGCGCTGGTGGAAGACCGCAGCGGTCTGGCCGTGAAAGGCATCACCACGCTCGCGGGTGTCATCGACCCCGGCTATCGCGGCGAAATCAAAGTCGTCCTGACCAACGTGACCGATGCCCCCATCACACTCAGCGCGGGCGACCGCATCGCGCAGCTACGCATTGTGAAGAAGCTGCAGGCCACGTTTGAAGAAGTGGACGATCTGGAAGCGACGCATCGTGGCGAAGGCGGCTTCGGCTCAACGGGACACAACTAGGTCCCGTTTCAAAAACTGCAAAGGCTACTCTTCCCAGTCGTGTTCCATTGGAAGACCCCGACTCTCGCGTGCCTGATTTGTGATGTGGCGCAGGAAAGGGGTCTTCGCGGCTGTATATCGCGGCATGTCGTCGCCATACGCCATCGCAAGGTCCATCTTTAGGGCCTCATAGGTTCGCGCAATGTCTGGATGTTGGATAAGCCAGTCGCGCACCAGCAACTCATTCTTGATTGGCCATCTCGGGCACACGGCCAGATGCAAATGAAATGCCGGCTGCTGTCCCCGCGGCTCTCTGCGAAAGAAGCGCCGTTTGAAAAATCCCGCGTCGAGCTTGCGATATCCGGCTCCAGCCAGGATCGACACCAATGCATCGGCATCCTCCAGCGATGGGATGGGAGCCATCATGTCGATGATGGGTTTCGCGCTGAGCCCAGGCACCGCAGTGCTACCGTAGTGTTCCAACTCATCCGCGACGTTGCCAAGAAACGTCTTCAGGCGTTCCCGCTCGTGCCAAAACATCTCTGGCCATGAGGCATCCGGCGGCATGATGCGAACCATGCCCAAAACTCGCCTCGTATTTTCAACCCTATGCATTTGAAAGACAGTGTAACCAAGCCAGCAGTCCGAATAGCGACGCGGGGTATGCTGAATCTGCTATGACACTTACCAGCTATCGCACGCTCGGCCGTTCGGGACTTGTTGTCTCTCCGCTTTGCCTTGGCACCATGACCATGGGAACACCGCGCTGGGGCTCGCCGGATGAGGTTTCCGAAGCCATCTTCAACGCGTATGTAGACGCAGGTGGCAACTTTATCGACACCGCCGACACCTATGCCAACGGGCGCAGCGAAGAGCTGATTGGCGGCTACATGGCCGCACGGAATCTGCGCGATCGCATGGTGCTGGCAACGAAGTTCACCATGACCTGCGAAGCGCAAAAGGGGAATCCCAACGGCAGCGCGAACGGTCGCAAGAACATGTACCGCGCTCTCGATGCGTCCCTGAAACGTCTGCAGACAGACTACATCGACCTGTACTGGATGCACGCCTGGGACACGGTCACGCCAGCGGAGGAAGTGCTTCAATCGCTTGGCGATCTGGTACGAACAGGAAAAATTCGCTACTTCGGTTTCAGCGACGTCCCAGCCTGGTACGCCGCGAAAGTCGCCACGCTGGCGCAGGCACATGGCGTTCCAGGGCCAATCGGCCTGCAACTGGAGTATTCGCTGGTGGAACGCACGATTGAACGCGAGCACGTGGACTGCGCCCGAGAGTTCGGCATCGGCATCACCCCGTGGAGCCCGCTGGCCAGCGGCTTCCTGGCTGGAAAATACAAGCGTGAAGACGACGGCAAGGGCAGCGGCGAAGGACGTCTGAGCGTTCTGGGCGGCGGCGCGAACCCCGTCTTTCACAAGTACACGGAGAAGAACTGGGCCACGCTGGAAGCGCTGCGCAAGGTGGCTGTAGAAATTGACAGGCCGATGGCGCAGGTAGCGCTGGCATGGGCGCTTGCACGTCCGGCCATCTCCTCGTTGATCATCGGCGCCACCAAGTTGGAACAGTTACAGGACAACATCGCTTCGCTGGAAGTGAAACTAACCACGGAACAAATGACTGAACTGAACGCTGCGGGCGCGCTGGATCTGCTGCATCCGTACATGTTTTTCACAGGAATGCTGCACCGGGAGCGCGTTTTCAGCGGAACAGACGTAGAAGGCTGGCGCTAACCGGCTTTCCGGGTGCAAACCGGGGCGTCGTTCATGCGACACTAGAAGGGTGAGCGAGCCCACAGCCATCCCACACGAGGCGGAGGCGGTTGCCACTACGCCTGCCGCAGCCCAGTCACAAGAAGTTCCGACGCCGTGTAACGTCACGCCGGAGCTGTTGAAAATACACAACATCACCGACGAGGAATACGCAAAGATTCTCGCCACGATGGGTCGTACTCCATCGCTCACGGAGCTTGGCATTTATTCCGTCATGTGGAGCGAGCACTGCTCGTACAAGAGCAGCCGCGTCCACCTGAAGCGCCTGCCCACCAAGGGCACACGCGCCAGCGGTCCAGGCTCTGTCATGCAGGGTCCCGGTGAAAATGCCGGCATTATCGACGTGGGCGACGGATGGGCCTGCGCCTTCAAAATCGAGAGCCACAATCACCCCAGCTACATTGAGCCGTATCAGGGCGCAGCAACGGGCGTGGGCGGCATTCTGCGCGACATCTTCACCATGGGCGCGCGTCCGTATGCAGTGATGGATTCGTTGCGTTTTGGCCCGCTGTCGCCTGCTACTGGCTCCAAGGACGTGACGAAGCGCGCCTCCGCAGAAGAGTCCTTCCACGGTGTGACGGAAGACACCTCGGAAGAAGCAGACAGCACGGCTAAGTCCTCTGGCTCTGACGATATCGACTACGCGAAGAATCGCAGCGTAATGGAAGGCGTCGTCCATGGTGTCGCGGGCTATGGCAACTGCTTCGGCGTGCCCAACGTAGGCGGCGAAACGCGCTTTGAAGAGTGCTACAGCACCAATCCCCTGCTGAATGCATTTGCACTCGGCCTCGTGCGCCACGACGAAATCTTCTACGCCAAGGCCACCGGCGTGGGCAATCCCGTGATCTACGTGGGCGCAAAGACCGGCCGCGACGGCATCCACGGTGCCACCATGGCCAGCGAAGAGTTCAAGGAAGGCAGCGAACAGAAGCGCCCCAACGTGCAGATGGGCGATCCGTTCCTCGAAAAACTCCTCCTCGAAGCCTGCCTGGAAGCCATGAAGACAGGCGCAGTTGCGGGTATTCAGGACATGGGCGCGGCTGGCCTCACCTGCTCCACCTGCGAGATGGGTGGACGTGGCGGCGTTGGACTTGAGATTGAGCTCGACCTCGTTCCGCAGCGCGACAGCGGCATGACCAGCTACGAAATCATGCTCTCTGAATCGCAGGAGCGCATGCTGCTCGTAGCCCATGCGGGCCGCGAACAGGAAGTGCTGGACGTATTCGACAAGTGGGGCCTCGACGCCTCGGTCGTCGGCACGGTCATCCCGGAGAACCGCATGAAGGTGCGCCACCACGGCGAACTGGTCGCGGACCTCTCGAACGAATCGCTGACGGACGACGCTCCGGTCTACCACCGCCCCGTAGGCGAGTGGAAGGCTCCGGTATCACTCGACGCTCCTACCGCTGTGCTCGCAGAACTGCAGAAGCCCCGCGACTACACCGCGGACCTGAAGAAGCTGCTGTCATCGCCAAACATCTGCGATAAGCGCCACATCTACGAGCAGTACGACAGCATGGTGCAGACCAACACCGTGCAGGGCCCCGGCTGCGAAGCCGGTGTCATCCGCATCAAGGGCACTGGGGGCGACGGCAAGCCGGAACGCG is a genomic window containing:
- a CDS encoding RidA family protein, whose protein sequence is MSTEEAKYLAINPNHPNAGIYSPAVVFGNVVYLSAKTSWIAPEPDDIRAATAYLLDQVEKELLNAGSSMHKVLKVIVYLRDMNDYVAMNEVYTGRFGKNAPARTTIESKLPKNSIVGFDVTAYL
- a CDS encoding histidine phosphatase family protein, which gives rise to MTEQKTRQAELWLFRHGETEWSLNGKHTSYTDLPLTEHGREQATALASVIAKTQFDLVLTSPRQRARDTAALAGLGDRAEVEPNLQEWNYGVYEGKSTPEIQAAEPGWSVWDDPITGGESIDQVAARAQLVIDRCLQHGGRCALFAHAHIFRILAAVWAEQPGVFGQRLALSTATISVLGWEHGTRVITRWNAAP
- the dut gene encoding dUTP diphosphatase — its product is MPHIPTKRLHSDAKLPKYAHEGAWGDLAADLYSVHEATVEPRKTALVATGLAMAFPEEYGALVEDRSGLAVKGITTLAGVIDPGYRGEIKVVLTNVTDAPITLSAGDRIAQLRIVKKLQATFEEVDDLEATHRGEGGFGSTGHN
- a CDS encoding GrpB family protein, yielding MVRIMPPDASWPEMFWHERERLKTFLGNVADELEHYGSTAVPGLSAKPIIDMMAPIPSLEDADALVSILAGAGYRKLDAGFFKRRFFRREPRGQQPAFHLHLAVCPRWPIKNELLVRDWLIQHPDIARTYEALKMDLAMAYGDDMPRYTAAKTPFLRHITNQARESRGLPMEHDWEE
- a CDS encoding aldo/keto reductase, coding for MTLTSYRTLGRSGLVVSPLCLGTMTMGTPRWGSPDEVSEAIFNAYVDAGGNFIDTADTYANGRSEELIGGYMAARNLRDRMVLATKFTMTCEAQKGNPNGSANGRKNMYRALDASLKRLQTDYIDLYWMHAWDTVTPAEEVLQSLGDLVRTGKIRYFGFSDVPAWYAAKVATLAQAHGVPGPIGLQLEYSLVERTIEREHVDCAREFGIGITPWSPLASGFLAGKYKREDDGKGSGEGRLSVLGGGANPVFHKYTEKNWATLEALRKVAVEIDRPMAQVALAWALARPAISSLIIGATKLEQLQDNIASLEVKLTTEQMTELNAAGALDLLHPYMFFTGMLHRERVFSGTDVEGWR
- the purL gene encoding phosphoribosylformylglycinamidine synthase subunit PurL — translated: MSEPTAIPHEAEAVATTPAAAQSQEVPTPCNVTPELLKIHNITDEEYAKILATMGRTPSLTELGIYSVMWSEHCSYKSSRVHLKRLPTKGTRASGPGSVMQGPGENAGIIDVGDGWACAFKIESHNHPSYIEPYQGAATGVGGILRDIFTMGARPYAVMDSLRFGPLSPATGSKDVTKRASAEESFHGVTEDTSEEADSTAKSSGSDDIDYAKNRSVMEGVVHGVAGYGNCFGVPNVGGETRFEECYSTNPLLNAFALGLVRHDEIFYAKATGVGNPVIYVGAKTGRDGIHGATMASEEFKEGSEQKRPNVQMGDPFLEKLLLEACLEAMKTGAVAGIQDMGAAGLTCSTCEMGGRGGVGLEIELDLVPQRDSGMTSYEIMLSESQERMLLVAHAGREQEVLDVFDKWGLDASVVGTVIPENRMKVRHHGELVADLSNESLTDDAPVYHRPVGEWKAPVSLDAPTAVLAELQKPRDYTADLKKLLSSPNICDKRHIYEQYDSMVQTNTVQGPGCEAGVIRIKGTGGDGKPERGLAMALAGNGRWTWLDPKLGAMHAVAEAARKVACTGATPVSATNCLNFGNPQKPEIMAQLSQAIDGISEACTALGTPITGGNVSLYNETKGEGIFPTPVLGIVGIMDDVTKAVPNGFQNVGDEIVFLSAYRGGGREWQRDLGSSAFAQTVLGEVWGKPTALDVQEEAALHKALVQLADKRLLNSASDLTDGGCLTAFARAAFPKGLGARIAMNVGNDPLLRIERLFSEIGSSVIATIAPGTLEQVRAAIAGIDGVFVAPLGTVTADRLEVLLDGDAVVNTTTAELAGAFSGALEEELEAEVVLA